The proteins below come from a single Aegilops tauschii subsp. strangulata cultivar AL8/78 chromosome 6, Aet v6.0, whole genome shotgun sequence genomic window:
- the LOC120967165 gene encoding uncharacterized protein, producing MQGKPVALSRGATWADGRRSAAAALVTWWPSVSRGTRAAWGQLGHEDVDLDEAPSGSWRQAGDTVVGVHILDADNAHTCGILDIRRHEQEAAHMDCVGEHYNCSHIIGGALSDGRARAGRRPRRRRPGETLDHQQPRPSSSSLKIPSPSHTNPCSTIARIPHPSHLNACRTVAHTTNCGSKRARTASNRNPLPHDPDDDAHNCRDWASLGEGPAGLIAERVLANDVADYVRFRAVCGPWRRCCTDPRGHSALDRRFHPRRWAMLREKLASPHARRFLNVSTGECIETEILELREHDELGVTPEGLIILLHGRTHVRLLNPLTRQQLTDLPPLTTLLPPERHSDLLPDRDFPLRAWGSGIAADDSSVVLCFDSLCIVGIAKPGDERWTMVRYKISVHTAPLMFAGRFYCTTENGVLLLETSEDEPPRMEVAARLRKPISAMLNDSAHLVNNDGELMLVHRTIRYLRNRSRRRTYHVYKVDLDTGTLFPVKSLGGRALFMGMHCSFSVSTKIFPSISGDTIYLSFDLKERVHDEEIEAYHLPNGSTKSAHYNLDSSVPWPHKVVPGPHTLIDCFSLCNTVEPCPKHVALVNLRAA from the exons atgcagggtaaaccggttgctctgagccggggtgccacatggGCGGACGGCCGTCGATCTGCGGCGGCGGCCCTCGTGACGTGGTGGCCCTCCGTCTCGCGAGGAACACGCGCAGCGTGGGGGCAGCTCGGCCACGAAGATGTGGATCTCGACGAGGCGCCGTCGGGTTCCTGGCGGCAGGCGGGCGACACGGTCGTCGGCGTGCAC ATTTTGGACGccgataacgcccacacgtgCGGCATACTAGACATCCGTCGGCATGAGCAGGAGGCAGCCCACATGGATTGTGTGGGCGAACATTATAATTGCTCGCACAT AATCGGCGGCGCGCTCTCGGATGGCAGAGCGAGGGCCGGGAGGAGGCCCAGGCGGCGGCGACCGGGGGAGACCCTCGACCATCAACAGCCacgcccctcctcctcctctctcaaGATCCCCTCTCCGAGCCATACGAATCCTtgctccaccatcgcccgaatcCCCCATCCGAGCCATCTGAATGCTTGCCGCACCGTCGCCCATACGACGAACTGCGGCTCCAAGCGCGCGCGTACCGCGTCTAACCGCAACCCGCTGCCCCATGATCCCGACGATGATGCTCATAACTG CAGGGACTGGGCGAGTCTCGGGGAAGGTCCGGCGGGGCTCATCGCCGAGCGCGTCCTCGCCAACGACGTGGCCGACTACGTCCGATTCCGCGCCGTGTGCGGCCCGTGGCGGCGGTGCTGCACCGACCCGCGCGGGCACAGCGCTCTGGACCGCCGGTTCCACCCCAGGCGGTGGGCCATGCTCCGGGAGAAGCTCGCCTCCCCCCACGCCCGCCGCTTCCTCAACGTCTCCACCGGCGAGTGCATAGAAACGGAAATCTTGGAGCTCCGCGAGCATGACGAGCTCGGGGTCACCCCCGAGGGCCTCATCATCTTGCTCCACGGGCGCACCCACGTCCGCCTGCTCAACCCGCTGACGCGCCAGCAGCTCACGGATCTCCCGCCGTTAACCACGCTGCTGCCTCCAGAGCGCCACTCCGACCTCCTTCCGGACCGTGATTTTCCTCTCAGAGCGTGGGGCTCCGGCATTGCCGCAGATGATTCCTCGGTCGTGCTTTGTTTCGACTCGCTATGCATTGTAGGCATCGCCAAGCCCGGCGACGAGCGCTGGACAATGGTCCGGTACAAGATTTCGGTGCACACAGCACCCTTGATGTTTGCAGGCCGCTTCTATTGCACCACAGAAAATGGCGTCTTGCTGCTAGAGACCAGTGAAGATGAGCCACCGCGCATGGAGGTGGCTGCCAGATTGCGAAAGCCAATCTCCGCGATGTTAAATGATAGCGCACACCTGGTGAATAACGACGGGGAACTGATGCTGGTGCACCGCACGATTCGGTACCTTAGGAATAGGTCAAGGAGGAGGACGTATCACGTTTATAAGGTGGATTTGGACACCGGGACTCTATTCCCGGTCAAGAGCCTGGGCGGCCGAGCATTGTTCATGGGCATGCATTGCTCTTTTTCGGTTTCCACCAAGATTTTCCCCTCTATAAGCGGTGATACCATCTACTTGAGCTTTGATCTCAAGGAGAGAGTCCATGATGAAGAAATAGAGGCCTACCATCTGCCAAATGGAAGCACGAAATCTGCACATTACAACCTAGACAGCTCCGTGCCGTGGCCTCATAAAGTAGTGCCGGGGCCTCATACTCTCATTGATTGTTTCTCCTTGTGCAATACCGTTGAACCATGTCCAAAACATGTAGCATTGGTCAACCTCAGAGCAGCTTGA